A single window of Leptolyngbya ohadii IS1 DNA harbors:
- a CDS encoding iron uptake porin: protein MKRFFQRSSLLSLTIGLLTCAPALAIDSEPTNANVSPDLAVSEFTVDPATPKPETSEPGTSEAVSELEASAPAPDTISELISESVQPQPHSAIAESAPTTVPESISAESISAESISAESISAESILAQSIPATSVPAATAPSLASPIASTPTAISSVDDLMSQPADSFAGSGTMGQVTSVSQLSDVQPTDWAFQALQSLVERYGCIVGYPDSTYRGNRALTRYEFAAGLNACLDRISEILASTTANLATQEDLETLRRLQEEFSAELSTLRGRVDALEARTSELEANQFSTTTKLEGEVIFGLSSIVSGDTADGEQAPRNPTFGYRVRLNLLTSFTGEDLLTTRLQAGNFQPLSEILGTNEGRLEFDGSTDNELILALLRYAFPIGDDTTVYIAGTGNGFVDLDASTQLTPYLDGTAVSLFGLRNPIYNYSFGTGLGLRQFFFDDRLELNLGYLTPNASIAESGAGLFNGQYGALAQFIVYPTDSITVGFTYINSYTPEAASFGVATGSNAANDDFGRPVSANSYGISGTIDITDGLAFGGWVGYSHHRYIGRGDGEVWTWAGSLSFPDLFGDGNLGGILVGMEPRLTRVDASVPDAEADPDTSLHIEAFYRYRLSDRMDITPGVIWLTAPNHNADNRDVVIGVVRTRLFF from the coding sequence ATGAAACGATTTTTTCAGCGTTCATCCCTGCTTAGCTTAACCATCGGACTCCTGACCTGTGCCCCTGCACTGGCGATCGACAGTGAACCGACTAACGCCAATGTCTCGCCTGATTTAGCTGTCTCTGAGTTCACAGTTGATCCGGCAACTCCTAAACCGGAGACTTCTGAACCGGGGACTTCTGAGGCGGTTTCTGAGCTAGAAGCTTCTGCTCCGGCTCCGGATACGATTTCTGAGTTGATTTCTGAATCGGTGCAGCCTCAGCCCCATTCTGCCATTGCTGAATCTGCTCCTACGACTGTTCCTGAATCTATTTCTGCTGAATCTATTTCTGCTGAATCTATTTCTGCTGAATCTATTTCTGCTGAATCTATTCTTGCTCAATCCATTCCTGCCACCAGTGTTCCTGCTGCCACGGCTCCGTCGTTAGCCAGTCCGATCGCTTCTACGCCTACTGCGATCTCCAGTGTGGATGATCTCATGAGCCAGCCTGCGGATAGTTTTGCGGGCAGCGGGACAATGGGACAGGTAACTTCCGTCAGTCAACTTTCGGACGTGCAGCCTACCGACTGGGCGTTTCAGGCATTGCAGTCGCTGGTAGAGCGCTATGGCTGTATTGTGGGCTATCCAGATTCGACCTATCGCGGCAATCGTGCCCTGACTCGCTACGAGTTTGCGGCTGGACTGAATGCCTGCCTCGATCGCATTTCTGAGATTTTGGCTTCGACGACGGCAAATCTGGCAACCCAGGAAGATCTGGAAACCCTGCGCCGACTGCAAGAGGAATTTTCGGCGGAACTCAGTACCCTGCGGGGTCGGGTTGATGCTCTGGAAGCCCGCACCTCTGAGCTGGAGGCAAACCAGTTTTCCACCACAACGAAGCTTGAAGGAGAAGTCATTTTTGGACTGTCCAGCATTGTGAGTGGGGATACCGCAGACGGGGAGCAGGCACCGCGTAACCCTACCTTTGGCTATCGAGTCCGCCTGAATCTGTTAACCAGCTTTACGGGAGAGGATCTGCTCACCACGCGCCTTCAGGCAGGCAACTTCCAGCCCCTATCGGAAATTCTGGGAACCAACGAAGGACGTCTGGAGTTTGATGGTAGCACCGACAATGAGCTTATTCTGGCACTGCTGCGCTACGCTTTCCCGATCGGCGATGATACGACGGTTTATATTGCAGGGACAGGCAATGGTTTTGTCGATCTGGATGCCTCTACCCAACTCACGCCCTATCTGGACGGCACCGCAGTTTCCCTGTTTGGACTGCGAAATCCGATCTACAACTACTCCTTCGGGACTGGCTTAGGTCTGCGGCAGTTCTTCTTTGACGATCGCCTGGAGTTAAACTTGGGCTATTTGACGCCGAATGCCTCGATTGCAGAATCGGGAGCAGGTCTGTTCAACGGGCAATACGGAGCACTGGCACAATTTATCGTTTACCCCACGGATTCGATTACGGTGGGCTTTACCTATATCAATTCCTACACGCCGGAGGCAGCAAGCTTTGGGGTGGCAACGGGCAGCAATGCGGCAAACGATGACTTTGGCAGACCTGTATCTGCGAATTCCTACGGGATATCCGGCACGATCGATATTACTGATGGTCTGGCATTTGGCGGCTGGGTTGGCTATTCCCACCATCGCTATATTGGCAGAGGGGATGGGGAAGTCTGGACATGGGCAGGCAGTCTATCGTTTCCCGATCTCTTTGGTGACGGTAATCTGGGCGGCATTTTAGTGGGGATGGAACCCCGACTTACCCGCGTAGATGCCAGTGTGCCGGATGCGGAAGCCGATCCCGATACCTCACTGCACATCGAAGCCTTTTACCGCTATCGCCTCTCAGATCGCATGGATATCACGCCGGGGGTCATCTGGCTGACGGCTCCCAATCACAATGCAGACAACCGGGATGTGGTGATCGGCGTGGTGCGAACCCGGCTGTTCTTCTAA